TCCATTTTGGAAGGCATCCTGCCATAGGGTTCCCATAAGCGCGCTCATATACCCGCTTCCTCTAGCCTCCTTACTGACAGCTATGCACTTTAGGAGATATTTAGCTCTTGAACCAGTCGCAACCAGCTTTCCATCCTCCAAAATGCAGACAGTTGTTTCGATATCATTGTCTAAATCAAGGCCCGAAGATGCTAAAAAGCTTTTCACTTTATTAAGTTTACTTTGGCCTTCTTTTGCGCCTTTTATGATTTCTATATCCATAGCTGCTCCAAGCGATTTTACCTTTGATGTTCTATTTATAAACCTTAGTATATCCTAAAAAATGATATTTGCAAATTGAAAAATGATACATTGTATTATATAATATCGGTAATTGATATAATACAATTATGTAACAATGTCTACTGGAGGATATCAACATGCCTATGATAAATCGTAAGGCCTGCGCTGGAACCTTGGAATCAAGCGACGTTTATGTAGAGCTTGAACCTAGCGTTTCCGGTATAGAGCTTAATCTAGAATCAGCAGTCATTGAGCAATTTGGCGAAGCCATTAGAAGCGCTGTGCTCGATGTCATAAACGAGATGAACATCTCAGATGTCAAAATAAAGGTTGTTGACCGCGGTGCGCTCGACTGTGTAATTCGCGCGCGAGTTGAAACTGCACTTAGCAGGGGAATGGAGGCACATGATGCGTAGATCTATGCTCTTTGT
The nucleotide sequence above comes from Eubacterium sulci ATCC 35585. Encoded proteins:
- a CDS encoding citrate lyase subunit gamma gives rise to the protein MPMINRKACAGTLESSDVYVELEPSVSGIELNLESAVIEQFGEAIRSAVLDVINEMNISDVKIKVVDRGALDCVIRARVETALSRGMEAHDA